The following are encoded together in the Roseivirga misakiensis genome:
- a CDS encoding VCBS repeat-containing protein gives MRKHLLYLSLFICLGCADKSKEAPVFQLLSSSETGLNFKNEINSTKDFNILEYLYFYNGGGVAAGDINNDGLVDLYFTSNQASNKLYLNKGDLKFEDVTDQAGVSGNSTWSTGVTMADVNNDGYLDIYVSQVGDYKLAKGKNELFINNQDGTFSESAALYGLDFVGFSTQAAFFDYDKDGDLDMYLLNHSIKNPEVFTEAESRKKASDQGDKLFQNQASEGLVGFKDVTEEAGIYSSIIGFGLGIAISDINNDNWPDIYVSNDFTENDYLYVNNQDGTFSEQLETRIQHTSRFSMGNEIADLNNDGLGEIITTDMLPSDPTIWKKSVVEDKSEVYKIKLGFGYGHQYVRNTLQHNLGNGQFSDLSLFTNSFASDWSWSPLIFDMDNDGFQDIHITNGIYKRPNDLDYLNYQSGASEIRQKSMDELEEFLIETLPTLKISNYTGQNLGNFNIKNKAADWGLDQPSYSNGSTYADLDNDGDLELIINNVAQEAFVYKNTTDSKKAYLKIRFQGPEKNPFGIGAKVMVRTGDQVMTRENFNTRGFQSATAPELYFGLGKQSKKIDQLIVIWPNGNEQTLTNLDPNRTITLDYKSADRSVRTAQKPKTAQLENLTLPFEFVHKDDEFNDFDREYLMPRNFNHEGPALAIADVNGDGLDDVYFGGAKDQAGELWMQMANGEFKNSPSTVFQQLARAEDVSSHFFDADQDGDQDLYISTGGNEFPEGQLFSYDRLYLNDGKGNFRFSPSALPQIGSQGKAIAIEDIDGDGDLDVFVGSNIVSGAYGKNPQHYLLINNGRGRFQNEITQRLTSHENLGMLNSAKWFDFDGDGDQDLVMAGEWTSVQVYANNGSGQFEKLANEILDANSGWWYSLSIADVNQDGKPDIIAGNLGLNSKLKASEKEPARLYLNDFDDNGQTDPFVFHYQNGIESPYATRDDLIKQMAAIKKLHPDYGSYAALKGPEDLLGDKLNENTLVKEAKTFESKVFINKGNRNFEAIAMPQEAQYSPIMDIIADDINQDGAQDLLLFGNNFTFRNDYGRADAKPITLVLGDGKGNFTHSNDTHLNTQENWGEYRSAGKINIKGRQAYLALRNNSAPVLLGNR, from the coding sequence ATGAGAAAGCACCTACTTTACCTATCCCTATTTATTTGCCTCGGTTGTGCCGATAAAAGCAAAGAAGCACCGGTATTCCAATTATTATCATCCTCTGAAACTGGATTGAACTTCAAAAATGAAATCAACTCGACCAAGGATTTCAATATTCTCGAATATCTTTATTTCTATAACGGTGGTGGAGTTGCCGCAGGTGATATCAACAATGATGGATTAGTAGACCTCTATTTTACCTCAAACCAAGCGTCAAACAAACTCTATCTGAACAAAGGCGACCTAAAGTTTGAAGATGTTACAGATCAAGCTGGAGTATCAGGAAATAGTACTTGGTCCACAGGCGTTACGATGGCCGACGTTAATAATGATGGCTACCTCGACATTTATGTGTCACAAGTAGGTGACTACAAATTGGCAAAGGGTAAAAATGAGCTATTCATTAATAACCAAGACGGTACTTTTAGCGAATCTGCCGCTTTATACGGACTCGACTTTGTTGGATTTTCGACCCAAGCCGCCTTTTTCGATTATGATAAAGATGGTGACTTAGACATGTACTTGTTAAACCACTCCATTAAAAATCCAGAGGTATTTACAGAGGCTGAATCAAGAAAAAAAGCAAGTGATCAGGGCGATAAGCTATTTCAAAATCAAGCGAGTGAGGGTTTAGTAGGATTTAAGGACGTTACGGAAGAAGCTGGCATTTACTCAAGCATAATTGGGTTTGGTTTGGGCATTGCCATCAGCGATATCAATAATGACAATTGGCCAGATATTTATGTCTCTAACGACTTTACAGAAAATGACTACCTCTATGTAAACAATCAAGATGGCACCTTTTCGGAGCAACTGGAAACTCGGATACAGCACACGAGTCGCTTTTCTATGGGAAATGAGATTGCCGATCTCAACAACGATGGGCTGGGTGAAATAATCACCACGGATATGCTCCCTTCAGACCCAACTATTTGGAAAAAATCCGTAGTGGAAGACAAGTCAGAAGTCTATAAAATTAAACTAGGCTTCGGCTATGGGCATCAGTACGTACGCAATACCCTACAACACAACCTAGGCAATGGCCAGTTTTCAGACCTCAGCCTTTTTACAAACTCATTCGCCTCCGACTGGAGTTGGTCTCCGCTCATTTTTGACATGGATAATGATGGTTTTCAAGACATCCACATTACCAACGGCATTTATAAAAGACCAAATGATCTAGATTATCTAAACTACCAATCAGGTGCTAGTGAAATCCGGCAAAAAAGCATGGATGAGCTAGAAGAATTCTTGATTGAAACGCTGCCCACCCTCAAAATCTCAAATTACACCGGCCAAAACCTCGGCAATTTCAACATCAAAAATAAAGCTGCGGATTGGGGGCTAGACCAACCGTCTTACTCCAACGGTTCCACCTATGCCGACTTAGATAATGATGGCGATCTGGAGCTGATTATCAACAATGTGGCGCAAGAAGCCTTTGTTTATAAAAACACCACGGATTCGAAAAAAGCTTACTTGAAAATTCGTTTTCAGGGACCAGAAAAGAACCCTTTTGGGATTGGGGCAAAAGTTATGGTTAGAACGGGTGACCAAGTAATGACCAGAGAAAACTTCAATACAAGAGGTTTTCAGTCTGCCACAGCCCCAGAGCTTTATTTTGGACTGGGAAAACAATCAAAAAAGATCGATCAGTTGATAGTTATCTGGCCCAATGGTAACGAACAAACGCTCACAAACCTCGACCCAAATAGAACAATAACACTCGATTATAAAAGTGCTGACCGATCGGTAAGAACAGCGCAGAAACCAAAAACAGCACAACTTGAGAATCTGACCTTACCTTTTGAATTTGTCCATAAAGACGATGAATTCAACGATTTTGACAGAGAGTATCTAATGCCACGCAACTTCAACCATGAAGGTCCCGCACTGGCCATTGCAGATGTAAATGGAGATGGCCTAGACGACGTTTATTTTGGTGGCGCTAAAGATCAGGCAGGGGAACTTTGGATGCAAATGGCCAATGGAGAATTCAAAAATAGTCCCTCAACCGTATTTCAACAATTAGCGCGTGCGGAAGACGTTTCTTCTCACTTTTTTGATGCTGACCAAGATGGCGATCAAGACCTGTATATCAGTACTGGAGGCAATGAATTTCCTGAAGGTCAATTGTTCTCTTACGACAGGCTTTATCTAAACGACGGCAAGGGAAATTTCCGCTTTTCGCCAAGTGCATTACCACAAATAGGTTCGCAAGGCAAAGCCATAGCTATCGAAGATATTGATGGAGATGGTGACCTCGATGTATTTGTAGGCTCCAACATTGTTTCTGGCGCCTATGGCAAAAACCCTCAACATTACTTATTGATCAATAATGGCCGTGGTCGTTTTCAAAACGAAATCACTCAAAGGCTAACCAGCCACGAAAATTTGGGCATGCTTAACTCCGCTAAATGGTTTGATTTTGACGGAGATGGCGATCAAGATTTGGTTATGGCTGGGGAGTGGACTTCGGTTCAGGTTTATGCTAATAATGGGTCTGGACAATTCGAAAAACTGGCAAACGAAATATTAGACGCTAACAGTGGCTGGTGGTATAGTTTGTCTATTGCCGATGTAAATCAAGATGGCAAACCGGATATAATCGCTGGAAATCTCGGCCTTAATAGCAAACTAAAAGCATCTGAAAAAGAGCCAGCTAGGCTTTACCTAAACGACTTTGACGATAATGGTCAAACCGACCCCTTTGTTTTCCATTATCAAAATGGTATCGAGTCGCCTTACGCCACACGCGATGATCTGATCAAACAAATGGCAGCGATAAAGAAGCTACATCCGGATTACGGATCGTATGCAGCACTAAAAGGTCCAGAAGATTTATTGGGTGACAAACTCAATGAAAATACGCTGGTTAAAGAAGCCAAAACGTTTGAGTCTAAGGTTTTCATCAACAAGGGTAATCGTAATTTCGAAGCAATTGCTATGCCTCAAGAAGCCCAATACAGCCCCATTATGGATATTATAGCTGATGATATAAACCAAGACGGAGCACAAGACCTTTTACTTTTTGGAAACAATTTCACCTTTAGAAACGACTACGGCCGAGCGGATGCCAAACCAATTACATTAGTCCTAGGCGATGGAAAAGGAAATTTCACCCACAGTAATGATACGCATCTAAACACTCAGGAGAACTGGGGGGAATATCGATCGGCCGGGAAAATTAATATTAAGGGGCGACAAGCTTATCTTGCCCTCCGAAACAATTCAGCACCCGTTCTTTTAGGCAATCGCTAA
- a CDS encoding amidase gives MMKTLLQSLLIVAFLGLLSACKSSDLNFTKKDVESSQKLVGLDIDEKYFGDMHRYLGRNRAGYDSMRKYPINNETFPALTFDPHPTGFEYPAIRETNNQWKIPTGTPLPESDAEIAFLSIPELADLLRSKKLSSERLTKIYLDRIDRFDGQLLSVITVTRELALKQAKQADREIQSGNYKGLLHGIPYGVKDLIAVKGYPTTWGAAPYKDQMIDYTGTVVKKLEEKGAVLIAKLVSGSLARGDVWFGGKTKNPWDLKQGASGSSAGPGSATAAGLVAFSLGTETLGSITSPSTRNGITGLRPTYGRVSRNGTMSLSWSMDKIGPMCRSAEDCEIVFDAIYGKDDLDPTTNDVAFHQVKKSASQLKVAYLKDDIMADSSSSMGKNLIKGLEVLKGLGVNPSAVSLPKNYPFNVFDIILRAEAGAFFDELVYSKEVDNMVEQNYGSRANSLRQSRFIPAVEYLQANRQRRQLIDDVHQIFKDYDVIIAPSFRGRQLFITNLTGHPVVSIPTGFDNRGRPTSMTFIGNLYDEGSILALAKAYQAETDFDEKHPPLFSKADQ, from the coding sequence ATGATGAAAACATTGCTGCAATCACTTCTTATCGTGGCCTTTCTTGGACTCCTATCCGCCTGCAAAAGTTCAGATCTGAATTTCACCAAAAAAGATGTTGAAAGTAGCCAGAAACTAGTTGGTCTAGACATCGATGAAAAATATTTCGGTGATATGCACAGGTATCTGGGGCGAAATAGAGCGGGGTACGATTCCATGAGGAAGTATCCTATCAACAACGAGACATTTCCTGCCCTAACCTTCGATCCCCACCCTACAGGGTTTGAGTATCCAGCAATTAGAGAGACAAATAACCAATGGAAGATCCCCACTGGAACCCCATTGCCTGAAAGCGACGCTGAAATCGCCTTTTTGAGCATTCCTGAACTGGCCGATCTTTTACGATCGAAAAAGCTAAGCTCGGAAAGGCTCACAAAGATATACCTCGATAGAATCGATCGATTTGACGGACAACTGCTGAGTGTTATCACCGTCACAAGAGAACTTGCGCTTAAACAGGCAAAACAAGCTGATAGGGAAATACAAAGCGGGAACTACAAAGGCTTGCTACATGGAATTCCGTATGGGGTAAAAGATTTGATAGCGGTAAAAGGATACCCCACTACTTGGGGAGCCGCACCCTATAAAGATCAAATGATCGACTATACGGGAACGGTTGTAAAGAAGCTTGAAGAAAAAGGAGCCGTACTGATCGCCAAGCTAGTATCAGGCTCCCTGGCCCGGGGAGACGTTTGGTTTGGTGGTAAAACCAAGAATCCATGGGATTTAAAACAAGGTGCTAGCGGATCGTCTGCTGGACCAGGTTCTGCCACAGCAGCTGGGTTAGTCGCCTTCTCATTAGGAACGGAAACCTTAGGCTCTATTACATCGCCCTCCACTCGAAACGGTATCACTGGCTTAAGGCCAACTTATGGAAGAGTAAGCCGAAATGGAACAATGAGCCTGAGTTGGTCTATGGACAAAATAGGTCCAATGTGCAGGTCAGCTGAAGATTGTGAAATCGTTTTTGACGCCATTTATGGCAAAGATGATCTAGACCCTACTACCAATGACGTGGCTTTTCATCAGGTTAAAAAATCTGCTAGCCAACTGAAAGTGGCGTACCTAAAAGACGACATTATGGCCGATTCGAGCTCTTCCATGGGTAAAAATCTCATAAAAGGACTGGAAGTACTAAAAGGACTTGGTGTAAACCCATCGGCCGTTTCATTGCCTAAGAATTACCCCTTCAACGTTTTTGACATTATTCTACGCGCTGAAGCTGGTGCCTTTTTCGATGAATTAGTCTATTCGAAAGAAGTGGACAATATGGTAGAGCAAAACTATGGCTCACGAGCAAACTCTTTGAGGCAGTCGCGTTTTATTCCAGCTGTAGAATACTTGCAAGCCAATCGGCAACGGCGGCAATTGATCGATGATGTTCATCAAATATTCAAAGATTATGATGTGATCATAGCGCCATCTTTCAGAGGAAGGCAACTTTTCATTACAAATCTAACCGGCCACCCAGTGGTTAGTATTCCCACAGGTTTTGATAATAGAGGCCGACCGACAAGTATGACATTCATCGGTAATTTGTACGATGAAGGCAGTATTTTGGCTTTGGCCAAAGCATATCAAGCAGAAACAGATTTCGACGAAAAACACCCTCCACTTTTTTCAAAAGCAGACCAATGA
- a CDS encoding VOC family protein, with product MERELGVVSTFSELVNAGVKVLALSSPMTPAEMERFYPLAKEEAAKYGVSAVREADLIKTALFPEDIAEGKEVLLLFQGNTKYAYDQIKADQAALIKENAYDESAQIEIARRFGRLLSYTPRKINRLLAENTDYRTLDDFNIQATNVFLYYKDLKKATDFYTQTLGLELLTTYDNASILKITDEALLVLVDAAKGMHSADEPKTVALALLTDQLPEWYDYLQKEGVPIKYTYKPKEGGPHDGFVAIDPEGYLLEFELFKQHKENEDFVPYLEQNEPTNTKVTYGGKTLNFHGAITWLYYQDVLAMQDFSEDIMGFELVADQGWTKIYRVTDSGFIGLVDERRGMHKFSKEKAVTVSFILEDLDGWYDYVNRKKPFELRDGGFEEEPDGRYKAFVGYDLGQYYYEFDKFFDHPDNEKLMPLFK from the coding sequence ATGGAAAGAGAATTAGGAGTAGTTTCAACGTTTTCAGAATTGGTGAATGCTGGCGTAAAAGTCTTAGCCTTAAGTAGCCCGATGACACCTGCTGAAATGGAGCGGTTTTACCCATTAGCGAAAGAGGAAGCAGCCAAATACGGCGTTTCGGCGGTTAGAGAAGCTGACTTGATTAAAACAGCCCTTTTCCCTGAGGATATCGCGGAGGGAAAAGAGGTTTTATTGCTCTTTCAGGGTAATACCAAATATGCATACGATCAGATAAAGGCAGATCAGGCTGCTTTAATTAAGGAGAACGCCTACGATGAGTCTGCCCAAATAGAAATTGCCAGAAGGTTCGGCCGTCTACTTAGTTATACCCCAAGAAAAATCAACCGATTACTGGCTGAAAATACGGATTACAGAACCCTAGATGATTTTAATATCCAGGCCACCAATGTTTTTCTTTACTATAAAGACTTAAAGAAGGCAACCGACTTTTATACCCAAACACTTGGTCTAGAACTCCTGACTACATACGATAATGCAAGCATTTTGAAGATAACTGACGAAGCACTACTCGTGCTTGTCGATGCTGCCAAGGGCATGCATAGTGCAGATGAACCTAAAACCGTGGCGCTTGCCTTACTGACAGATCAGTTACCAGAATGGTACGACTACTTGCAAAAGGAAGGTGTCCCTATTAAATATACTTATAAGCCGAAAGAAGGCGGTCCGCATGATGGATTTGTCGCCATTGATCCTGAGGGATATTTGTTGGAGTTTGAACTCTTTAAGCAGCACAAAGAAAACGAAGATTTTGTTCCATACTTAGAGCAAAATGAACCGACCAACACTAAGGTAACGTACGGGGGAAAAACGTTGAATTTCCACGGTGCTATTACTTGGCTGTACTATCAAGACGTTTTGGCGATGCAGGACTTCTCTGAGGATATCATGGGGTTTGAACTCGTGGCAGACCAAGGCTGGACCAAAATCTATCGCGTAACAGATTCAGGGTTTATTGGGTTGGTGGATGAAAGACGAGGTATGCACAAGTTCTCCAAAGAAAAAGCAGTAACAGTATCGTTTATTCTGGAAGACTTAGATGGCTGGTACGATTATGTAAACCGTAAAAAGCCGTTTGAATTAAGAGATGGAGGGTTCGAAGAAGAACCTGATGGTCGATACAAGGCTTTTGTAGGTTATGACTTAGGACAATACTATTATGAGTTCGATAAGTTCTTCGATCATCCTGATAATGAGAAACTAATGCCTTTGTTCAAATAG
- a CDS encoding TonB-dependent receptor plug domain-containing protein has protein sequence MNKLTRLLLSSLLCFSIVFAASAQHVNLDSTQKITDLNKGNLYDPIQLLQGRVAGVSITRPGGDLNEAYQIRIRGINALSPENRPLVILDNMVGVSLENIDPNDIESFTILKETAATALYGMRGANGVIIVTSKRAKSDTPIINVHSSVSIDRIGKTYDVLDRAAFLDLGGPDFGANTDWIEESTQTGLSEAAGFLVSQQLEKTTFSLSANYRDIEGIVSPSFQKRLNTRFAIDHLLLNDKLQVSGQIFFTNSERGTVNPLVFQEMTVYNPTAPIFDPSNTSTGGFFQQNLFDSYNPIALLNQQQDILEDKRLLLGFSASYEVLDNLNIRGSYTQDNRNSFGGQYWSKDDYERGIWFNGIGNRSTSDRFTEIVDFSVDYQKRIKEINFKFLVGTGFQNRENETFFAQVNQFLFDAQTFNNLGFGAIASGPGAQISSSRVDDRLNSYYGRIDAQFSDAFGAYLNLRADSYSGFIDNKTGLFYGLGLQYDLINTIEAGSFSQLSLRASYGTSGNLPPNPNLGESLIIPNAPQDLDGDANTTDDIFVSGFRPNSRNPLLQWEETKEFNLGIDFALTSIGLSGSFDYFNRKSEDLILDELAIIGSPNRLDPGTFHTTTTIFANAIDLSTSGIELTLNYQKSFDALTWNSSINITRYQPNSIDRMGSFSDNQLTTFFGGFSFSPGGRSNLTTRNLLGGTVGGLYAPRLLSVDANGNVEVSTQLNTEWEEVGNAIPTTDLGFYNEINFGSWTMNFLLRGSFGHSMLNVTRMFYEPQSPFTASFNNVLTDQYVGARDFTFSDNYVEKASFLRLNHLAISRTLALSNQRFLTLEIIGQNLFTITNYTGLDPEPRLFHSRGANWIVQGFTAGEAERQFHFTTRTYTLALKLSL, from the coding sequence ATGAACAAACTAACTCGGCTCCTCTTATCGTCCCTCCTCTGTTTTTCAATTGTCTTTGCAGCATCCGCTCAGCATGTCAATCTAGATTCAACCCAGAAAATAACAGACCTCAATAAAGGAAACCTTTACGATCCCATACAGCTATTGCAAGGTAGGGTTGCGGGTGTATCAATTACCCGACCAGGAGGCGATCTAAATGAAGCTTATCAAATAAGAATAAGAGGTATAAATGCCCTGAGTCCCGAGAATAGACCATTGGTAATTCTTGATAATATGGTCGGGGTTTCCCTGGAAAACATTGACCCAAATGATATAGAGAGCTTTACCATTTTAAAAGAAACTGCAGCTACAGCCTTATATGGAATGCGAGGTGCTAATGGTGTAATTATTGTCACTTCTAAACGAGCAAAAAGTGATACCCCCATTATAAACGTTCATTCTTCCGTCAGTATCGATCGGATCGGTAAAACCTATGACGTACTTGATAGAGCAGCATTTCTTGATCTTGGCGGCCCTGATTTTGGCGCAAACACGGACTGGATCGAAGAATCTACACAAACTGGACTCTCAGAAGCAGCTGGTTTTCTAGTTAGCCAACAACTCGAAAAAACCACCTTTAGTTTATCCGCTAACTACAGAGACATTGAAGGAATTGTGAGTCCTTCATTCCAAAAACGTTTAAACACAAGGTTTGCCATTGATCATTTACTGCTCAACGATAAACTTCAGGTTTCAGGCCAAATCTTTTTTACCAATTCAGAAAGGGGAACAGTTAACCCGCTCGTTTTTCAGGAAATGACGGTTTATAATCCGACCGCCCCAATTTTTGATCCTTCAAATACAAGCACAGGTGGCTTCTTTCAGCAAAACCTTTTCGATTCCTACAACCCCATAGCCTTGCTAAATCAACAGCAAGATATTTTAGAGGACAAGCGGCTCCTTTTAGGTTTCTCCGCTTCCTATGAAGTCCTAGATAACCTTAACATCCGAGGATCTTACACTCAGGACAATAGAAACAGTTTTGGAGGACAATATTGGAGTAAAGATGATTATGAACGGGGTATCTGGTTCAACGGTATAGGCAATCGTTCAACCTCAGATCGGTTCACTGAAATCGTCGATTTCTCTGTAGACTATCAAAAAAGAATTAAAGAAATTAATTTTAAATTTTTAGTGGGAACAGGGTTTCAGAACCGTGAAAATGAAACATTCTTTGCACAGGTCAACCAATTTCTCTTTGATGCACAAACCTTTAATAACCTTGGCTTTGGGGCTATAGCCTCTGGTCCGGGTGCTCAGATAAGCAGTTCCAGAGTCGACGATCGCCTCAACTCATACTATGGAAGAATTGATGCTCAATTTAGTGACGCCTTCGGTGCTTATTTAAACCTTCGGGCAGATTCATATAGCGGTTTTATCGACAACAAAACAGGGCTTTTCTATGGATTGGGGCTTCAGTATGACCTAATTAATACAATAGAAGCTGGCAGTTTTAGCCAATTGAGCCTTCGAGCAAGTTATGGAACAAGTGGAAACTTACCGCCGAACCCCAACCTAGGAGAAAGTTTAATTATACCTAATGCACCACAAGACCTTGATGGTGATGCTAACACCACAGATGATATTTTTGTATCTGGTTTTCGCCCAAACTCTAGAAACCCTTTGCTTCAGTGGGAAGAGACGAAAGAGTTTAATCTAGGAATTGATTTTGCTTTGACGTCGATTGGACTTTCTGGTTCATTTGACTATTTCAATCGTAAATCAGAAGACCTTATTCTGGATGAGTTGGCAATTATTGGATCACCCAATAGATTGGACCCGGGTACATTCCATACCACAACTACCATATTTGCAAACGCCATCGACTTATCTACATCGGGCATTGAACTAACCCTCAATTATCAAAAAAGCTTCGACGCGTTAACTTGGAATAGTAGCATTAATATCACTCGGTACCAGCCCAACTCAATAGACAGAATGGGCTCATTTTCCGATAATCAATTGACTACTTTTTTCGGAGGGTTTTCATTCTCTCCAGGCGGGCGATCTAACCTGACTACAAGGAATTTATTAGGAGGTACCGTAGGAGGACTTTACGCCCCTAGGTTATTATCGGTGGACGCTAACGGAAATGTAGAAGTTTCTACTCAGCTAAACACTGAATGGGAAGAAGTTGGCAACGCAATTCCCACAACAGACTTGGGTTTCTACAATGAAATAAACTTTGGCAGCTGGACGATGAACTTTTTATTGAGAGGTAGTTTTGGTCATTCCATGCTGAACGTTACTCGTATGTTTTATGAACCGCAGTCTCCTTTCACAGCTAGTTTTAACAACGTGTTGACCGACCAATATGTAGGAGCACGAGACTTCACCTTTTCTGATAACTATGTTGAAAAAGCATCCTTTCTGAGGCTCAATCATCTGGCTATTTCAAGAACTCTAGCATTAAGTAATCAGCGCTTTCTGACCTTAGAAATAATAGGTCAAAACTTATTTACTATTACGAACTATACGGGCCTTGACCCTGAACCTCGGCTCTTCCACTCAAGAGGTGCAAACTGGATAGTTCAAGGTTTTACAGCAGGGGAAGCCGAAAGACAATTTCACTTTACCACCAGAACGTACACCTTGGCCCTAAAACTAAGCCTGTAA
- a CDS encoding glycoside hydrolase family 65 protein has product MKTVVSSFLLLFTVVAFAQNYDQSPWHIPAKNIDPNNYYGITVGNGMVGIVSSPEPMRVQDVVLNGVYDNYQRGRVSNILKTFNHVNFDLDINRRRVGGKMVSNYQQVLDMKKAILTTTFDIEDKATVEHQVMSLRHLPFTAMVIMKITAKEDILITPISVMEAPDHLTDVRQFYAQIDRPHVSFPLMTSVGKSPSGSSTVAASSTFIFPEEHGHEPKVIHEDWDFNRHWAKFDKQLKAGETYEFALVASTMASEHFSDPQNEAERLTIYARLEGKERLLERHIAAWDELWESDIVIEGDLQSQKDVRSALYHLYSFARAGTAYSLSPMGLSGLGYNGHVFWDTELWMYPPLLMLQPDIAKSLLEYRFQRLGAAKQNAFAHGYKGAQFPWESADDGSEDTPVWALTGPFEHHITGCVGWAFWKYYQVTGDKEWLKERGWPILKEVATFWASRVERNGPGQYDIKNVIGANEWEENIDNNAFTNAIAKLTLGYASEAAQVLGLKADPDWAHVAENIPVLKYADGTTKENATYADVMIKQADVNLLSYPLQFYKDNSQIEKDLKFYETKMAPDGPAMGFCVLATIYARLGDSNKAFDVWTNSFRPNAVPPFGVLSETRGGTNPYFATGAGGMLQTVLGGFGGLDITNDGIVKGKQNLPKGWKSMEIKGFYRK; this is encoded by the coding sequence ATGAAAACAGTTGTCTCCAGTTTTCTGCTACTATTTACTGTTGTAGCATTTGCTCAGAACTACGACCAATCTCCATGGCACATTCCGGCCAAAAACATCGATCCTAATAATTACTATGGCATTACTGTAGGCAACGGTATGGTAGGAATAGTTTCCTCACCTGAGCCAATGAGAGTGCAAGATGTAGTGCTTAATGGCGTATACGACAACTACCAAAGAGGAAGGGTATCTAATATCTTGAAAACCTTCAACCATGTCAATTTCGATCTCGATATCAATAGAAGAAGAGTAGGTGGCAAAATGGTAAGCAACTATCAACAGGTGCTTGACATGAAAAAGGCCATTTTGACGACAACTTTTGACATAGAAGATAAAGCGACAGTTGAACACCAAGTGATGTCACTCAGACACCTACCTTTCACTGCAATGGTGATCATGAAAATTACGGCAAAGGAAGATATATTAATTACGCCTATAAGTGTAATGGAAGCACCGGATCACCTGACTGATGTGAGACAATTCTATGCACAAATAGATCGACCGCACGTATCATTTCCTTTAATGACATCCGTAGGAAAAAGCCCTTCAGGTTCCAGTACCGTCGCCGCATCATCCACATTTATATTTCCTGAAGAGCACGGGCACGAACCAAAAGTAATCCATGAAGATTGGGACTTTAATAGGCACTGGGCAAAGTTCGATAAACAGTTAAAAGCTGGAGAAACATATGAATTTGCTTTAGTGGCATCTACTATGGCGAGCGAACATTTCAGCGACCCTCAAAACGAAGCGGAAAGATTAACGATTTATGCAAGATTGGAAGGCAAGGAACGGTTGCTAGAGAGACACATTGCAGCGTGGGACGAATTATGGGAAAGCGACATTGTCATCGAAGGAGATTTGCAATCTCAAAAAGATGTGAGATCGGCACTTTACCACCTCTATTCATTCGCTAGGGCAGGTACAGCCTACTCTTTATCCCCAATGGGCCTATCAGGTTTAGGCTATAATGGCCATGTATTTTGGGATACGGAGCTATGGATGTATCCGCCATTGTTAATGCTACAACCAGATATCGCTAAGTCATTATTAGAATATCGTTTTCAGCGGTTAGGTGCGGCAAAACAAAACGCATTTGCCCATGGCTATAAAGGCGCTCAGTTCCCATGGGAATCTGCAGATGACGGATCAGAAGACACGCCAGTATGGGCTCTTACTGGACCTTTTGAACACCATATCACCGGCTGTGTTGGCTGGGCATTCTGGAAATACTACCAAGTTACAGGTGACAAAGAATGGTTGAAAGAAAGAGGGTGGCCAATATTAAAAGAAGTAGCCACATTCTGGGCAAGCAGAGTTGAACGCAACGGACCAGGGCAATACGATATTAAAAATGTGATTGGCGCCAATGAATGGGAAGAAAATATAGACAACAACGCCTTTACGAATGCCATTGCTAAACTCACTTTGGGATATGCCTCGGAAGCCGCGCAAGTTTTAGGGCTAAAAGCAGACCCAGATTGGGCACATGTAGCGGAAAACATCCCAGTTCTGAAATATGCCGATGGTACTACCAAAGAAAACGCGACATATGCAGACGTTATGATCAAACAAGCGGATGTGAACTTACTGTCTTATCCACTCCAATTTTACAAGGACAACAGTCAGATAGAGAAAGACCTTAAGTTTTATGAAACCAAAATGGCACCTGACGGCCCTGCTATGGGATTTTGCGTATTAGCGACCATCTATGCACGTTTAGGAGATTCAAACAAAGCTTTTGACGTTTGGACAAACAGCTTCAGACCAAATGCAGTCCCTCCTTTTGGTGTATTATCTGAAACAAGAGGTGGCACTAATCCATACTTTGCGACAGGAGCAGGTGGCATGTTGCAAACGGTTCTTGGCGGATTTGGTGGCTTAGATATCACCAATGATGGAATTGTAAAAGGAAAACAGAACCTACCCAAAGGGTGGAAAAGTATGGAAATAAAGGGGTTTTATAGAAAATAA